The following proteins come from a genomic window of Montipora foliosa isolate CH-2021 chromosome 2, ASM3666993v2, whole genome shotgun sequence:
- the LOC137986312 gene encoding TNF receptor-associated factor 1-like isoform X2, whose product MKTPCWCTSVVHQYGGRKIVSTSVTYFGYLGFSNWIIIVNRGESHLTRSSYSHSASSNCEDDDDEVYKCKTDDEQFKRSEIFPDGFVRKEIQDWTVHCRHKESGCEWFGPITSLNEHVSGCDFLEIPCVFEKCNAKVLKSNLAQHLETDCSQRQTECRYCSQEIHYCDLEEHVKKDCQAFPIDCSLCDKKEIPRGKLREHHDPAIGDCEGSKAVCPFRSLGCSSSEVMPRSERRLHEQNLMVFHLNLLVNFVYGLTDQVGSFFNEMSPLKESVTVIEVLKSTVSQLVSQLTVVVNENGNIKEEIRRLTSRLTRVEEGVVEPDSLPVAQRHSLQTQYQQISGMLADFKRQLSRMEEKFANHELLLYEANQLNEEQNQEIARLQRQGESDRETLRRLQAKMNALEETLKTRNAPRADNLSPARDQEPTSFDGVLIWKITHISAKIYDSYSEPEKSFYSPPFCTSRHGYKMCARIYLNGDGMGKGTHISLFFVIMRGEYDALLRWPFRQKVTFMLLDHNNVEHAIDAFRPDPNSSSFQRPKRESNIASGCPLFFPLSDLNKHAYIKDDTMFIKVIVDCGDL is encoded by the exons atgaaaacgccatgttggtgcacatctgtggtgcaccaatatggcggccggaaaatagtgtcaacatctgttacttactttggctatctag GTTTTTCAAACTGGATCATCATCGTCAACAGAGGGGAGTCACATCTGACCCGTTCATCCTATTCACATTCTGCGTCATCGAATTG tgaggatgatgatgatgaagtctACAAGTGCAAGACTGATGATGAACAATTCAAACGATCCGAG ATATTTCCCGATGGATTTGTCAGAAAGGAAATCCAAGATTGGACAGTTCATTGCCGTCACAAAGAAAGCGGGTGCGAATGGTTCGGACCGATAACCAGCCTCAAT GAACATGTATCAGGTTGTGACTTCTTGGAGATACCGtgtgtctttgaaaaatgtaatgCCAAGGTTCTTAAGTCAAACTTGGCGCAGCATCTGGAGACGGATTGTAGCCAGAGACAAACTGAATGTCGTTATTGCTCCCAAGAAATTCATTATTGTGATTTGGAG GAACATGTTAAAAAAGATTGTCAGGCTTTTCCAATCGACTGTTCCTTGTGCGACAAGAAAGAGATCCCCCGAGGGAAGCTTCGCGAGCACCATGATCCGGCTATTGGAGATTGCGAAGGTTCTAAAGCAGTGTGCCCTTTCCGCTCATTGGGCTGCAGCTCCAGTGAG GTAATGCCCCGCAGTGAGAGACGACTCCACGAGCAAAACCTAATGGTGTTCCACCTAAATCTTCTCGTTAATTTTGTCTATGGTTTAACTGACCAAGTTGGGAGCTTCTTCAACGAGATGAGCCCTCTTAAAGAGAGTGTTACTGTTATAGAAGTATTAAAATCTACAGTCTCTCAGCTTGTGTCTCAACTAACAGTTGTTGTAAACGAGAATGGAAACATCAAAGAGGAAATCCGTCGCTTGACATCAAGACTGACACGAGTTGAGGAAGGTGTAGTAGAACCAGACTCACTTCCAGTCGCACAACGTCACTCGCTACAAACGCAATATCAACAAATAAGTGGAATGTTGGCTGACTTTAAGCGGCAACTGAGCCGCATGGAAGAAAAATTTGCGAACCACGAACTTCTTCTTTACGAAGCGAATCAGCTAAACGAGGAACAAAACCAAGAGATTGCTAGGTTACAAAGACAAGGCGAAAGCGATAGAGAAACCTTAAGGAGGCTACAAGCAAAAATGAATGCCTTGGAGGAAACTTTGAAAACACGAAACGCACCCCGTGCCGACAATTTAAGCCCAGCAAGAGATCAAGAACCCACTAGCTTTGACGGCGTTCTAATTTGGAAAATTACGCACATTTCTGCCAAGATATATGATTCTTACAGCGAACCTGAGAAGTCTTTTTACAGTCCTCCGTTTTGCACGAGTCGTCATGGGTACAAAATGTGCGCGCGCATTTATTTGAATGGTGACGGAATGGGCAAGGGCACGCacatttctttgttctttgtaaTCATGCGTGGTGAATATGACGCGTTGCTTCGCTGGCCATTCAGACAGAAGGTCACTTTCATGCTGCTCGATCATAACAACGTTGAACACGCGATTGATGCCTTCAGACCTGATCCAAACAGCTCATCGTTCCAGAGACCGAAACGGGAGTCGAACATCGCAAGTGGATGCCCGTTGTTTTTTCCCCTTTCGGACCTCAACAAACACGCTTATATTAAGGATGATACCATGTTTATTAAAGTCATCGTTGACTGTGGAGACCTTTAA
- the LOC137986312 gene encoding TNF receptor-associated factor 1-like isoform X1, protein MKKTLLQVLGPCVSPNCRYSSKYFAEIYRAQYENAMLVHICGAPIWRPENSVNICYLLWLSRFFKLDHHRQQRGVTSDPFILFTFCVIELVIIAKMPGYELLSDDLEKIPSKYICEFCNLVLCDPMQTPCAHFYCRDCLGHLKSEDDDDEVYKCKTDDEQFKRSEIFPDGFVRKEIQDWTVHCRHKESGCEWFGPITSLNEHVSGCDFLEIPCVFEKCNAKVLKSNLAQHLETDCSQRQTECRYCSQEIHYCDLEEHVKKDCQAFPIDCSLCDKKEIPRGKLREHHDPAIGDCEGSKAVCPFRSLGCSSSEVMPRSERRLHEQNLMVFHLNLLVNFVYGLTDQVGSFFNEMSPLKESVTVIEVLKSTVSQLVSQLTVVVNENGNIKEEIRRLTSRLTRVEEGVVEPDSLPVAQRHSLQTQYQQISGMLADFKRQLSRMEEKFANHELLLYEANQLNEEQNQEIARLQRQGESDRETLRRLQAKMNALEETLKTRNAPRADNLSPARDQEPTSFDGVLIWKITHISAKIYDSYSEPEKSFYSPPFCTSRHGYKMCARIYLNGDGMGKGTHISLFFVIMRGEYDALLRWPFRQKVTFMLLDHNNVEHAIDAFRPDPNSSSFQRPKRESNIASGCPLFFPLSDLNKHAYIKDDTMFIKVIVDCGDL, encoded by the exons atgaagaagacacttctccaagttttaggcccgtgcgtttccccaaactgcagatattcgtcgaaatatttcgcagaaatttacagagcccagtatgaaaacgccatgttggtgcacatctgtggtgcaccaatatggcggccggaaaatagtgtcaacatctgttacttactttggctatctag GTTTTTCAAACTGGATCATCATCGTCAACAGAGGGGAGTCACATCTGACCCGTTCATCCTATTCACATTCTGCGTCATCGAATTGGTAATAATTGCAAAAATGCCAGGCTACGAACTCTTGAGTGATGATCTGGAAAAAATTCCGTCTAAATACATTTGCGAGTTCTGCAACTTGGTATTGTGTGATCCTATGCAAACGCCGTGCGCTCATTTTTATTGCAGAGATTGTTTAGGACACCTGAAAAG tgaggatgatgatgatgaagtctACAAGTGCAAGACTGATGATGAACAATTCAAACGATCCGAG ATATTTCCCGATGGATTTGTCAGAAAGGAAATCCAAGATTGGACAGTTCATTGCCGTCACAAAGAAAGCGGGTGCGAATGGTTCGGACCGATAACCAGCCTCAAT GAACATGTATCAGGTTGTGACTTCTTGGAGATACCGtgtgtctttgaaaaatgtaatgCCAAGGTTCTTAAGTCAAACTTGGCGCAGCATCTGGAGACGGATTGTAGCCAGAGACAAACTGAATGTCGTTATTGCTCCCAAGAAATTCATTATTGTGATTTGGAG GAACATGTTAAAAAAGATTGTCAGGCTTTTCCAATCGACTGTTCCTTGTGCGACAAGAAAGAGATCCCCCGAGGGAAGCTTCGCGAGCACCATGATCCGGCTATTGGAGATTGCGAAGGTTCTAAAGCAGTGTGCCCTTTCCGCTCATTGGGCTGCAGCTCCAGTGAG GTAATGCCCCGCAGTGAGAGACGACTCCACGAGCAAAACCTAATGGTGTTCCACCTAAATCTTCTCGTTAATTTTGTCTATGGTTTAACTGACCAAGTTGGGAGCTTCTTCAACGAGATGAGCCCTCTTAAAGAGAGTGTTACTGTTATAGAAGTATTAAAATCTACAGTCTCTCAGCTTGTGTCTCAACTAACAGTTGTTGTAAACGAGAATGGAAACATCAAAGAGGAAATCCGTCGCTTGACATCAAGACTGACACGAGTTGAGGAAGGTGTAGTAGAACCAGACTCACTTCCAGTCGCACAACGTCACTCGCTACAAACGCAATATCAACAAATAAGTGGAATGTTGGCTGACTTTAAGCGGCAACTGAGCCGCATGGAAGAAAAATTTGCGAACCACGAACTTCTTCTTTACGAAGCGAATCAGCTAAACGAGGAACAAAACCAAGAGATTGCTAGGTTACAAAGACAAGGCGAAAGCGATAGAGAAACCTTAAGGAGGCTACAAGCAAAAATGAATGCCTTGGAGGAAACTTTGAAAACACGAAACGCACCCCGTGCCGACAATTTAAGCCCAGCAAGAGATCAAGAACCCACTAGCTTTGACGGCGTTCTAATTTGGAAAATTACGCACATTTCTGCCAAGATATATGATTCTTACAGCGAACCTGAGAAGTCTTTTTACAGTCCTCCGTTTTGCACGAGTCGTCATGGGTACAAAATGTGCGCGCGCATTTATTTGAATGGTGACGGAATGGGCAAGGGCACGCacatttctttgttctttgtaaTCATGCGTGGTGAATATGACGCGTTGCTTCGCTGGCCATTCAGACAGAAGGTCACTTTCATGCTGCTCGATCATAACAACGTTGAACACGCGATTGATGCCTTCAGACCTGATCCAAACAGCTCATCGTTCCAGAGACCGAAACGGGAGTCGAACATCGCAAGTGGATGCCCGTTGTTTTTTCCCCTTTCGGACCTCAACAAACACGCTTATATTAAGGATGATACCATGTTTATTAAAGTCATCGTTGACTGTGGAGACCTTTAA
- the LOC137986312 gene encoding TNF receptor-associated factor 1-like isoform X3: MPGYELLSDDLEKIPSKYICEFCNLVLCDPMQTPCAHFYCRDCLGHLKSEDDDDEVYKCKTDDEQFKRSEIFPDGFVRKEIQDWTVHCRHKESGCEWFGPITSLNEHVSGCDFLEIPCVFEKCNAKVLKSNLAQHLETDCSQRQTECRYCSQEIHYCDLEEHVKKDCQAFPIDCSLCDKKEIPRGKLREHHDPAIGDCEGSKAVCPFRSLGCSSSEVMPRSERRLHEQNLMVFHLNLLVNFVYGLTDQVGSFFNEMSPLKESVTVIEVLKSTVSQLVSQLTVVVNENGNIKEEIRRLTSRLTRVEEGVVEPDSLPVAQRHSLQTQYQQISGMLADFKRQLSRMEEKFANHELLLYEANQLNEEQNQEIARLQRQGESDRETLRRLQAKMNALEETLKTRNAPRADNLSPARDQEPTSFDGVLIWKITHISAKIYDSYSEPEKSFYSPPFCTSRHGYKMCARIYLNGDGMGKGTHISLFFVIMRGEYDALLRWPFRQKVTFMLLDHNNVEHAIDAFRPDPNSSSFQRPKRESNIASGCPLFFPLSDLNKHAYIKDDTMFIKVIVDCGDL, translated from the exons ATGCCAGGCTACGAACTCTTGAGTGATGATCTGGAAAAAATTCCGTCTAAATACATTTGCGAGTTCTGCAACTTGGTATTGTGTGATCCTATGCAAACGCCGTGCGCTCATTTTTATTGCAGAGATTGTTTAGGACACCTGAAAAG tgaggatgatgatgatgaagtctACAAGTGCAAGACTGATGATGAACAATTCAAACGATCCGAG ATATTTCCCGATGGATTTGTCAGAAAGGAAATCCAAGATTGGACAGTTCATTGCCGTCACAAAGAAAGCGGGTGCGAATGGTTCGGACCGATAACCAGCCTCAAT GAACATGTATCAGGTTGTGACTTCTTGGAGATACCGtgtgtctttgaaaaatgtaatgCCAAGGTTCTTAAGTCAAACTTGGCGCAGCATCTGGAGACGGATTGTAGCCAGAGACAAACTGAATGTCGTTATTGCTCCCAAGAAATTCATTATTGTGATTTGGAG GAACATGTTAAAAAAGATTGTCAGGCTTTTCCAATCGACTGTTCCTTGTGCGACAAGAAAGAGATCCCCCGAGGGAAGCTTCGCGAGCACCATGATCCGGCTATTGGAGATTGCGAAGGTTCTAAAGCAGTGTGCCCTTTCCGCTCATTGGGCTGCAGCTCCAGTGAG GTAATGCCCCGCAGTGAGAGACGACTCCACGAGCAAAACCTAATGGTGTTCCACCTAAATCTTCTCGTTAATTTTGTCTATGGTTTAACTGACCAAGTTGGGAGCTTCTTCAACGAGATGAGCCCTCTTAAAGAGAGTGTTACTGTTATAGAAGTATTAAAATCTACAGTCTCTCAGCTTGTGTCTCAACTAACAGTTGTTGTAAACGAGAATGGAAACATCAAAGAGGAAATCCGTCGCTTGACATCAAGACTGACACGAGTTGAGGAAGGTGTAGTAGAACCAGACTCACTTCCAGTCGCACAACGTCACTCGCTACAAACGCAATATCAACAAATAAGTGGAATGTTGGCTGACTTTAAGCGGCAACTGAGCCGCATGGAAGAAAAATTTGCGAACCACGAACTTCTTCTTTACGAAGCGAATCAGCTAAACGAGGAACAAAACCAAGAGATTGCTAGGTTACAAAGACAAGGCGAAAGCGATAGAGAAACCTTAAGGAGGCTACAAGCAAAAATGAATGCCTTGGAGGAAACTTTGAAAACACGAAACGCACCCCGTGCCGACAATTTAAGCCCAGCAAGAGATCAAGAACCCACTAGCTTTGACGGCGTTCTAATTTGGAAAATTACGCACATTTCTGCCAAGATATATGATTCTTACAGCGAACCTGAGAAGTCTTTTTACAGTCCTCCGTTTTGCACGAGTCGTCATGGGTACAAAATGTGCGCGCGCATTTATTTGAATGGTGACGGAATGGGCAAGGGCACGCacatttctttgttctttgtaaTCATGCGTGGTGAATATGACGCGTTGCTTCGCTGGCCATTCAGACAGAAGGTCACTTTCATGCTGCTCGATCATAACAACGTTGAACACGCGATTGATGCCTTCAGACCTGATCCAAACAGCTCATCGTTCCAGAGACCGAAACGGGAGTCGAACATCGCAAGTGGATGCCCGTTGTTTTTTCCCCTTTCGGACCTCAACAAACACGCTTATATTAAGGATGATACCATGTTTATTAAAGTCATCGTTGACTGTGGAGACCTTTAA